Proteins encoded together in one Osmerus eperlanus chromosome 20, fOsmEpe2.1, whole genome shotgun sequence window:
- the si:ch73-196l6.5 gene encoding riboflavin transporter 2: protein MVLLTHVLACLFGMGSWVSINGLWVELPLLVPQIPEGWYLPSYLSVIIQMANVGPLFVTLMHRFRPGLLSETLVIYLILGLGAVASFLLVFFWTEVTVVGGVPRSVALLILTFFLSLVDCTSSVTFLPFMMRFPSQYLTTYYVGEGMSGLLPALVALVQGVGVLHCVNSTQAFNQTLTGSLRAGVQLQTLQAQYQPAHFSTDVFFGFLSAMMMVCLVAFLLLNYHPAVTRERSKPRYPRPGGVEKRDTALGQTSRTEQKPMISPSLKPKSSFGTGLYSWMQVVYIFILLAWVNALTNVVLPSVQSYSCLPYGNRAYHMAASMAAMANPLACFLAMFFPLRSLLLMGVLTTLGSGVGGYILAMAVLSPCPLLLDGPLGASLMVGAWTIFILSLSYVKVIIAVILRDEGHSALVWCGAVVQLGSFIGAIVMFPLVSVYDFFASGDPCNLNCL, encoded by the exons ATGGTTCTTCTCACCCACGTTCTGGCGTGCCTGTTCGGCATGGGCTCCTGGGTGTCCATCAATGGGCTGTGGGTtgagctccccctgctggtcccTCAGATCCCCGAGGGCTGGTACCTGCCCTCCTACCTGTCCGTCATCATCCAGATGGCCAACGTGGGGCCGCTGTTCGTCACCCTCATGCACCGCTTCCGCCCCGGCCTGCTCAGCGAGACCCTGGTCATCTACCTGATCTTGGGGCTGGGCGCGGTGGCCAGCTTCCTGCTGGTGTTCTTCTGGACGGAGGTGACGGTGGTGGGCGGGGTCCCTCGCAGCGTGGCCCTCCTGATCCTCACCTTCTTCCTGTCCCTGGTGGACTGCACCTCCTCCGTCACCTTCCTGCCCTTCATGATGCGCTTCCCCTCTCAGTACCTCACCACCTACTATGTGGGGGAGGGCATGAGTGGGTTGCTCCCTGCCCTGGTGGCTCTGGTCCAGGGGGTCGGAGTGCTACACTGTGTCAACAGCACACAGGCCTTCAACCAGACCCTCACCGGTTCCCTCAGGGCTGGCGTCCAGCTCCAGACACTCCAGGCTCAGTATCAGCCGGCACACTTCTCAACGGATGTCTTCTTTGGCTTCCTGAGCGCCATGATGATGGTGTGCCTTGTGGCTTTCCTCCTGCTGAACTACCACCCTGCTGTGACCCGAGAGCGCTCCAAACCCCGCTACCCCAGgcctgggggggtggagaagagagacacagcACTCGGCCAGACAAGCCGGACTGAGCAAAAGCCCATGATCAGCCCCAGTTTGAAGCCAAAGAGCAGCTTTGGTACCGGGCTGTACAGCTGGATGCAGGTGGTGTACATATTCATCCTCCTGGCCTGGGTCAATGCCCTGACTAACGTAGTGCTGCCCTCTGTGCAGTCCTACTCCTGCCTGCCCTACGGGAACAGAGCCTACCACATGGCAGCCAGTATGGCTGCTATGGCCAACCCTCTGGCCTGCTTCCTTGCTATGTTCTTCCCCTTAAG ATCCCTGTTGCTGATGGGTGTCCTCACCACCCTGGGCAGTGGAGTCGGTGGTTACATCCTGGCCATGGCTGTGCTGAGCCCCTGCCCTCTGCTGCTGGACGGCCCCCTGGGAGCCAGCCTCATG GTTGGTGCCTGGACCATCTTTATACTCAGTTTGTCATATGTGAAGGTGATCATTGCAGTGATCCTGCGAGACGAAGGTCACAGCGCCCTTGTGTGGTGTGGAGCAGTAGTGCAGCTGGGGTCGTTCATAGGGGCCATTGTCATGTTCCCATTGGTCAGCGTGTATGATTTCTTTGCATCTGGGGACCCTTGTAACCTAAACTGCCTTTGA
- the slc52a2 gene encoding solute carrier family 52, riboflavin transporter, member 2, whose amino-acid sequence MVHTNGSDAIQEDDMASTWWNSPAVTHILVALFGTGSWISVNGLWVELPVVVNVLPEGWNLPAYLSVLIAFGNLGPIVVTIIHHCAPGRLNERLVIHFIQVLAVVASAFLAIFWYKSVSVNGDLKSIPFLLLTFVLSLVCCTSNVTFLPFMFRYPPQYIRTFFVGQGLSALFPCVVALGQGVGKVECKTENGTVTPVYLKENFPAHFFFWFLSIMLCISALSFLALTRRETTEPAGPRDTPEHDSPATSSKADGDETHPLQNGRTPVSEDQVEVEKRTPVQNFWTSQNIYLLVLLGISNALTNGVLPSVQTFSCLPYGTMTFHLSVVLGNIANPLACFIAMFVLLRSSVGLGIMSLGAGVFAAYLMALAALSPCPPLLGSVSGVALVVLSWVVFTGLFSYLKVVIGTLLHEAGHAALLWCGVFIQAGSLVGALSMFPLVSVYHVFARSQDCVDNCS is encoded by the exons ATGGTTCATACAAACGGATCAGACGCCATACAAGAGGACGATATGGCGAGTACTTGGTGGAATAGCCCAGCGGTGACCCACATCCTTGTGGCACTCTTCGGCACTGGCTCCTGGATATCTGTAAACGGTCTATGGGTGGAACTCCCCGTGGTAGTCAACGTTCTGCCCGAAG GTTGGAACCTTCCAGCGTACCTCTCCGTGCTAATAGCATTTGGGAATCTTGGACCGATTGTGGTGACAATAATACACCACTGTGCCCCTGGACGATTGAATGAGCGACTGGTCATACATTTCATTCAGGTTTTAGCAGTGGTGGCATCTGCATTCCTGGCCATTTTCTGGTATAAGTCTGTCTCTGTAAACGGGGACCTAAAATCGATACCATTCCTACTTCTCACGTTTGTTTTATCACTGGTTTGCTGTACGTCCAATGTCACCTTTTTGCCCTTCATGTTCCGCTACCCTCCACAGTACATTCGAACTTTCTTTGTCGGCCAGGGACTTAGCGCCCTGTTTCCATGTGTGGTAGCTTTGGGACAGGGTGTTGGAAAGGTAGAGTGCAAAACGGAAAACGGAACGGTGACGCCGGTGTATCTGAAGGAAAACTTCCCagcgcatttttttttttggtttctGTCGATTATGTTGTGCATCTCGGCGCTTTCGTTCTTGGCTCTGACGCGTAGAGAGACAACGGAGCCTGCCGGGCCTCGAGACACCCCGGAACACGATTCACCTGCAACATCTTCAAAGGCCGATGGGGACGAGACGCACCCGCTGCAGAACGGAAGGACCCCGGTGTCGGAGGaccaggtggaggtggagaaacGGACACCTGTCCAGAACTTTTGGACATCACAAAACATCTATTTGTTGGTGTTGCTGGGGATCTCCAACGCCTTGACGAATGGAGTCCTGCCTTCTGTCCAAACCTTCTCCTGTTTGCCCTATGGCACAATGACTTttcatctctctgtagtgctgGGCAACATCGCCAACCCTCTGGCTTGCTTCATCGCTATGTTTGTTCTACTCAG gtcATCTGTGGGTCTGGGGATCATGTCTCTGGGAGCAGGGGTGTTTGCAGCATACCTCATGGCCCTGGCTGCCCTcagcccctgccctcctctcctggggaGTGTGTCTGGAGTGGCCTTGGTG GTCCTGTCCTGGGTCGTGTTCACAGGGCTGTTCTCCTACCTGAAGGTGGTGATCGGGACCCTGCTCCATGAGGCCGGTCACGCCGCCCTGCTGTGGTGCGGTGTCTTTATCCAGGCTGGCTCTCTCGTCGGAGCGCTCTCCATGTTCCCCCTGGTCAGCGTGTACCACGTGTTCGCCCGCTCTCAGGACTGTGTGGACAACTGCAGTTAG